A window from Rhizosphaericola mali encodes these proteins:
- a CDS encoding FecR family protein codes for MDENKFLKLLYKKLSHTADQEELRQLELLRNSQEEFNNLYNFFICENESLVENDIKESELAYAALFTKMHANGNFDGEESMVSDSSQLIPTNNKAKKIRLFVTSAAAAILVCFLIYGWYSNNNMNNTEWKNSNVVTTKKGSKSFILLPDGTKVWLNVDSKLTYQENFTGATRQVKLLGEAFFDVAKDAKHPFIIHTQDANIKVLGTAFNVKSYADDSSMETLLVRGKIEVSLKSTNKKNIILLPGDRLKIFHKILVDNNEKVKLDMTNDSVIIEKFNLGQKKAIQDTLWLENTIAFDSEPLITIAKKLEKWYGVTLVIKNEKLNTVKFTGKFENQPISFVLETLKETGKLSYELHKDTINLY; via the coding sequence ATGGACGAAAACAAATTTTTAAAATTATTGTACAAAAAACTGTCTCATACGGCAGATCAAGAAGAATTGAGACAGTTAGAATTGCTTCGAAATAGCCAAGAAGAGTTTAATAACTTGTATAATTTTTTTATCTGTGAAAATGAATCATTGGTGGAAAACGATATTAAGGAAAGTGAATTAGCGTACGCGGCATTATTTACGAAAATGCATGCAAATGGAAATTTTGATGGAGAAGAGTCGATGGTTTCAGATAGTTCGCAATTAATACCGACCAATAATAAAGCAAAAAAAATAAGATTATTTGTTACGAGTGCTGCGGCTGCAATTTTAGTTTGTTTTCTAATATATGGATGGTATAGCAATAATAATATGAATAATACAGAATGGAAAAATAGTAATGTTGTAACTACAAAAAAAGGAAGCAAATCATTTATATTATTACCAGATGGAACTAAAGTTTGGTTAAACGTAGATAGCAAATTAACCTACCAAGAAAATTTTACAGGAGCGACTCGTCAGGTGAAGTTGTTAGGTGAAGCTTTTTTCGACGTGGCAAAAGATGCAAAACATCCATTCATTATACATACGCAGGATGCTAATATCAAGGTTTTGGGGACGGCTTTTAACGTAAAATCCTATGCGGATGATTCTAGTATGGAAACTTTACTGGTGAGGGGCAAGATTGAGGTATCTCTTAAAAGTACAAATAAAAAGAATATTATACTTCTTCCTGGAGATCGATTAAAAATTTTCCATAAAATACTTGTAGATAATAATGAAAAAGTTAAGCTCGATATGACCAATGATTCTGTCATTATAGAAAAATTTAATCTTGGACAAAAAAAGGCTATTCAAGATACACTTTGGTTAGAAAATACGATAGCATTTGATTCCGAACCACTTATTACGATTGCTAAAAAACTGGAAAAATGGTACGGCGTTACGCTAGTAATAAAAAATGAAAAACTAAACACAGTAAAGTTCACTGGGAAGTTTGAGAACCAACCAATTTCATTTGTTTTGGAAACCTTAAAAGAAACCGGAAAATTGAGTTATGAATTACACAAGGACACTATAAATCTATATTAA
- a CDS encoding RNA polymerase sigma-70 factor — MIDQLKYDIAINRSEKAFRTLFMKFHGSLLRFCSIYINDKSLSEEIISDVMLNLWLKNEQLMEVIDLKVYLFKSVKNRALNYLTKVRKYTHWDIDNIPISHNVDNYSPEFISIEKEFHKKIISHIESLPPQCQLVFKLIREYGLPYKQVADILGLSEKTVDRHLQIAMQKLSEVLKNKIQK; from the coding sequence TTGATTGATCAATTAAAATATGATATTGCAATTAATAGAAGTGAGAAAGCATTCCGTACGCTTTTTATGAAATTTCACGGATCGCTTTTAAGATTTTGTTCTATTTACATTAATGACAAATCTTTATCTGAAGAGATTATTTCTGATGTGATGCTGAATCTTTGGTTAAAAAATGAGCAGTTAATGGAAGTAATAGACCTCAAGGTATATTTATTTAAATCAGTCAAGAATAGAGCGCTCAATTATTTAACTAAGGTTAGGAAATATACGCATTGGGATATTGATAATATACCCATTAGTCATAATGTAGACAATTACTCTCCTGAATTTATTTCGATAGAGAAAGAATTCCATAAAAAGATAATTTCGCATATTGAAAGCCTTCCACCTCAATGTCAACTTGTCTTTAAGCTTATTAGGGAGTATGGACTTCCTTATAAACAGGTAGCCGATATATTAGGATTGTCAGAAAAAACCGTGGACAGACACCTTCAAATAGCCATGCAGAAACTCTCAGAAGTATTAAAGAATAAAATTCAAAAATAA